The following proteins come from a genomic window of Musa acuminata AAA Group cultivar baxijiao chromosome BXJ1-7, Cavendish_Baxijiao_AAA, whole genome shotgun sequence:
- the LOC135679951 gene encoding anthocyanidin 3-O-glucosyltransferase 7-like, which translates to MYVEGPCRNSTTTRRDRHETWPTFLFPSYSRSFKVPSRFRPSSSRHTAMASSGSSGCPTQPHVAFVAFPFGTHAAPLFALARAVASAAPGTAVSFLSTARSLASLPRAEGLGNIRLVPVADGRPEGAAEVPPPGGIEELIGMFLAATPGNLREALGAAAAGAGGIPVGCVVSDAFMWMAGDVAEAAGAPWVVLWTGGPAGLAAHLHTDLLRDAIGVGERAMTRFKEQLHSIPVLSAHRVCDLPEGIVFGPLDAPVSCLVHRMAQSLPKAAAVLHNTFEGLDPAIDAHFSATFSRSLPVGPLHLLAPLAHPTPDPNHCLPWLDRHAPATVAYVSFGSFMAPPPAEMTELAEGLEASGAAFLWSLRDEVMGLLPPGFSERTKGRGLVVSWAPQLDILRHAAVGAIVMHCGWNSVVEAITAGVPMVCRPFFGDQRLNARFIFQVWEIGVEFEGGVMTKEGVVRALEAVLKGEEGKRMRVKAGELKAMATRAVQPGGSSSVNFNRFLDLV; encoded by the exons ATGTATGTAGAGGGTCCCTGTCGCAACTCCACCACCACTCGACGTGACCGACACGAGACTTGGCCTACTTTTCTTTTCCCCTCTTATTCACGAAGCTTCAAAGTCCCCTCCAGATTTAGACCTTCTTCTTCCCGTCACACTGCCATGGCCTCCTCCGGCAGCAGCGGATGCCCCACCCAGCCACACGTGGCGTTCGTCGCATTCCCCTTCGGCACCCACGCCGCTCCGCTCTTCGCCCTAGCCCGCGCCGTCGCTTCCGCGGCACCCGGCACGGCCGTGTCATTCCTCAGCACCGCCCGGTCCCTCGCGTCCCTCCCCCGCGCCGAGGGGCTCGGAAACATCCGTCTGGTCCCTGTGGCCGACGGGAGGCCTGAAGGCGCAGCGGAGGTGCCGCCACCGGGGGGCATCGAGGAGCTGATCGGGATGTTCCTGGCGGCGACGCCAGGGAACTTGCGGGAGGCGCTGGGCGCCGCGGCGGCCGGGGCCGGGGGAATCCCGGTGGGCTGCGTGGTGAGCGACGCGTTCATGTGGATGGCGGGAGACGTGGCGGAGGCGGCGGGGGCGCCGTGGGTCGTGTTGTGGACCGGCGGGCCCGCGGGGCTCGCCGCTCATCTCCACACCGATCTTCTACGCGACGCCATCGGTGTCGGGGAACGAG CCATGACCCGCTTTAAGGAGCAGCTTCACTCCATTCCCGTTCTCTCCGCTCACCGGGTCTGCGACCTTCCCGAGGGAATCGTCTTCGGCCCCCTTGACGCCCCGGTATCTTGCCTTGTCCACCGCATGGCCCAGAGCCTCCCCAAGGCCGCCGCCGTCCTTCACAACACCTTCGAGGGCCTTGACCCGGCCATCGACGCCCACTTCTCAGCCACATTCTCCAGGAGCCTGCCCGTCGGCCCCCTCCATCTTCTCGCGCCGCTCGCCCACCCGACGCCGGACCCGAACCACTGCCTCCCCTGGCTCGACCGCCACGCGCCCGCCACCGTGGCTTACGTCAGCTTCGGCTCCTTCATGGCCCCGCCGCCTGCCGAGATGACCGAGCTGGCTGAGGGGTTGGAGGCCAGCGGGGCGGCGTTCCTCTGGTCGCTCAGAGACGAGGTCATGGGGCTCCTGCCGCCGGGGTTCTCGGAACGAACCAAGGGGAGGGGCCTGGTGGTGAGCTGGGCGCCGCAGCTGGACATCCTGCGGCACGCTGCGGTGGGAGCCATCGTGATGCACTGTGGGTGGAACTCGGTGGTGGAGGCCATCACCGCCGGGGTGCCAATGGTGTGCCGGCCCTTCTTCGGGGACCAGAGGCTGAACGCGAGGTTCATCTTCCAGGTGTGGGAGATCGGAGTCGAATTCGAAGGCGGAGTGATGACGAAGGAGGGAGTGGTGAGGGCTCTGGAGGCGGTGTTGAAGGGCGAGGAGGGGAAGCGGATGAGAGTCAAAGCGGGCGAGCTCAAGGCCATGGCGACGCGGGCAGTGCAGCCCGGGGGTAGCTCGTCGGTCAACTTCAACAGGTTCTTGGATCTCGTTTGA